In Mauremys reevesii isolate NIE-2019 linkage group 13, ASM1616193v1, whole genome shotgun sequence, the sequence CCAGACAGAAACAATGTCTGGAGAATTGTCTGTATTTAACATAAAATTGGCTTGTCCAGTATGCAGATCTTGTTGTGAAAGCTTCCCTTGTGTAGCAAAAAAGTGCAAGCTGTTCATTTTCAGTGGGTTAGCAATAGCATTTATACATGTTCTGTCTTAAAATGTTAAGGTGCAAAGCAAAAGCTTTGAGGGTTAAGGTTGCATCAGAGATTCTAGTTTTAACAGGGAATAAAACTGAGACTCTCCCGTACATTTTTgaatgcacgcacacacacacctacctatTTCTGTTTTAAATAGACCACTATGCCTGGCATGAAACGTGACTGTGGTGGAGCGGCTGCTGTTTTGGGTGCCTTCAAAGCCACGGTAAAGCAAGTAAGTGAAATCTTAGTCAACATCACTTAGATCAGAATTCGTGCCCAAGTTCACGTACTGCCAAGAAGATGCAGTCTTGTCTAGTCCTGTGTTCCCTGGACTGGGGCCAAGGAGCTTCAGAGTTCTAACTGTGAGTGGCCTGGGACAACTGCTACACATCAgtgcctgtctctctgtgaaATCGGGAGGTTGCTCTTTTACATACATCACTGGGGTTTTGGGaatgaatgtttgtaaagcactaggGCCCCGAGTCGGGAAATCACTTTCCCAAACCATAGCCTATATGTGTAAGAGCCAAGTATGCTCATATCCTGAGAATTTCATTGATGCTAGTTCTTGGGTCACATCCATTCTGCCTCAGGTGAGGGCATTGAGTGTTTTCTTTATTGTCAGCAAACCGGTAGATAAGGTATGAACACTGGGAAAACAGGCTTATCTTTCCCCATCGACAGTTTATGGTCTTGCAAGGAGCTGGCTTTTGGTTTGCTCCTGTGGACAGAAGGTAGAAGGAGACCAGCATAAAGCCAAACCTTGAAATGTTGGGAACcattctgaataataataataaacctaGTGTGAACGCTGCCAGAGGGATTCAGCTTTCACCATAAATCCAATCACTGTAAGTCTTGCTGATGGAGCAACCATTGCCTCCAAGAAATATCCAGGCTTCAAAGAACATTTGCTGCTGTGGATTAACATACAAGTCTGAGAGAAGATCTGTCCAGGAGATGGTCAGATGCCAAACTTCCATTTCCCAGCAGTTTATTATGACCTTAGCTATGTTCTTGGCTATAACAGGAGTGTTTGTTGTTGAAGGACTATAAACCTCATAGTTGTCTGCACAGTCTTGCAGTTGGAAGCAAATTTGCAAGGAGCAGCTTAAGCGAAGCTGCTAGCTCTGTAACTCTCATGCCTCAAATAATttaagtcacacacacacaatgccaaAGGACACGGCAGAATTTTCACAGCACGCCGGTGGGACTACAAAAGCCATGTATGCAGTCAACATGACAACTTGACTTCATTTTATACTAATTATCCCTCAACGATTGTGCACCAAAGTTTTACAAGTGCATGTGCACCTAATTGTGTGCAGTTATTGCTCACAGTCATGATAAATGTACATGTAAATGACTGGTCATTTTCACACACTATTACTATGACTGTGCAATATGGCAGTAAAATTAGTCTGGGCAAATTAAGCCTGCAGAGGCTGTTGCATTTCTGAGAAAATCCGGGCCTACGTATTTGTAAACACAGGATCCTATTGCTTAGTTTTAAAATCTCTAGAATAAATGCCAGGCAGATAAGTCCAAAAAGAAGCTATCTCAAAGTTGTAATTTGGACAGTAGAGGAGTATTCATTGTTGTTACTGGTTTAAGGTATTTTAAAAGCAACGCATAGAACCTGCAAGAGAAACTAACAGGATTCAATTATCTGTCAGGGGACATTTGATAATGGGATGGGATGGAATGTCCACCTTTCTAAGCATTAGTTTAGCTGCATTTCCTATTTAGAGGAGTAAATATACCCCCGCTTGGTGGAATTCCTTTTATGGAACATGAATAGAAAAGCTTTTTGTCATGCAGATCAACTTTGCCCAGGAGGGCACAGTGGTTGGCACAGTGTGTGGTTGGCACTGTGTCTTTTGTATCCCTTTACTTGTAAAGTACCCCAGCTCTTGTGTGCGAGGTTATTTGATGGTTCCCTGCTGCTGTCCGTTTATAGGAATGGTTGTTGGCTTTAATTTACAAAGTACAAAGAGCCAATCCAACTCTTGGGTTAGCCCTTTGGACTTAAGACCATGAGCTGGCTCAGCAAGTCCTGGCTTCTCTAGCAGGTGAAGCTTATCAAAAGATCCCTAGTGAAACTGACCTCTGACACAACCAAGAGTTTGCTTCTTTtaaaagcagctgctgctgttgaaaATTGTGAAAGGGGATCAAAGCAGATTTATTAAGACACAGCTGCCacgctttcctcctccccccccaaaaagagcccccccccccaatctcagGGCACTCGGCATGTTGTACACATGAAAACagtgatatattttaaaatgtcatcaaacaaaatacaaatataaacTGGTTATAAACCAGAAAAAAACAGAGTGGGACTTAatcagaaagagagaaaaagagggaAGGGAAAATACAAATTATTTGCCAGCTTCTAAGAGCACGCCGTGTAGCTCACAGCAAAATAGGAGACCACAGAGTGATAATTCTTTTTCGTTGTGAGACACCTTATGGTACCATTAGAAGTGGGGGAACCCTAGGAAATGCTGTATTGGATCAGACTCGTGGACTGGATAGACTAGTATCTCGTCTCTTATGGACGATCAGGTGTGAGAAATCCTGCAGTAGACCAGTGTGGGATGGGAAATGATGCATTGACACACGTGTGGATACCATACTCTAGGACTGCCAGTCATCTTCCAAATGAAGTCTCCATAGTGGAATTTCAGAAAGTCAGGAGGCATTGGCCTGTCCTCTACGGTGAGATTGCTAATTATAAGTAGGCCCTGCAGGACAATGGACAGATAATAGGCATAAGGTCACTCGGCTTGTTGTCTGGAGAAACAACTTTCCATCAGATCTCTCCTGGCATCTGGTTCAATCCAATTGGGGTCCACATGGCCTGGCAGTTATTCTTTTAGGGTTCCTCTTTAGGAGGCTTACAGTTCACAAATGGCTGTAGCTCAACTGTTATTGTATCTAACCTTCTTCATAACTACTACAGGCTTTTCCCTGAGATTGCCGGACGTGATAGGGATGGGAGCAATTTATCAAAAGCCCCCAAGGCATCTTTCGAGACTAAAATAGAAGTAATAGAAAACACAAGCATTGGAAAATAAAAGCCCATTCATCATGAACTACTTTGTAACATGCTGTCACAAGTCTTTATAATTGTCATGTTGAAAGGATTTATTGTCTGAATCTTTTATTTGTGGCTAGAGATGTTGAAGTAGCTAGAAGTATTGTCCCAGATGTCCCTAGTCGCTGTGTTTTGAGCATGCTTTTAGGGCTGTATTGAGGTTGAACATGTGCAGTAgcacatttctgaaaatctgcacCACTGTTGTTTTTGTATAAGGAGCTTGTACTTAgtaggggcctgatccagagcccactgaagtcagttagaAGACACCTGTCAGCGTCAATAGGCTTTGGATTGACCCTATTCGAGCTGGTCAAAAAGAGCAAAAATAATTTACAAAAACTTCTAGATTATTTTTATCAAATAATCAAATTTCACaaagtttcaaccagctctgttgATGCAGACATCTTGAACAGAGACACTTTTTAATTCTGAtgtcacagactttaaggccagaagagaccactccatcatctagtgtgacctcctgtatatcgtAGCCCACCAGCGCCGCCCACTGAACCTGACAACAGAAATGAGAACAAAATATATGAGACCCATGGAGACTAGACTCTTATGTGCCAGAGAGTGAAAGAGGCTGAATTCAGTGATTTAAGCAGCTGGCAAAAGCTTTAGTTCCCCACCCTAACACACACGTACACATGCTTTCTTCTCAGCCTGTGCCGCTTTCTTTTTGTTAGGTTCCATATTATCCACTGAAAACTCAGAAGCTATAGTCAGTGAATCTCTATGctgtctttttttattattatttgtattatcaaagcacctgggagccccagtcatggatcaggactccattgtgctaggccctgtacaaacacagaacaaaaagatagtccctgccccaatgagTTTACATATCTTGATATCAGCTCCAGACTAGAAGCCACTTGTTGCAGATTTTGCATGTGATAAATGCATTTCATGGTAATAATCGTATCTAAAAGCCAGAATCCCTCATTAATTTCCGTCCCAGTAATCTACTGTGTACATTATGTTGAATTGCATCTCTCTTATTGTTACAGGGCTTTAAAGACAATCTTCATGCTGTTTTTTGCTTGGCTGAAAATTCTGTTGGGCCTAATGCAACAAGACCTGATGACATCCATGTCCTTTACTCAGGAAAGTAAGATTGTCCGTCCCTTCCATAGACCTATTTAGTAGTGCTTTGTCTCTCCACTTTATTTAAATGGCTCCAGTTCAAGTGAACAAAACGTATAGCTGTAGAATCTATTTTCTTATATTGTAAGCTCTTAGAGGGACAAGGACCTTTTATTGTTGTcgtcctgtgtttgtacaactgCTAGGGTGCCGAGCCATCACTAGGCTTGAGATGCTAccgcagtacaaataataaacccTCATATCATTGATACATTTCCCAGCGATAGACACCATGCCAAAGGAAGTCCGTGATACCTTAGCCAAGTAACTGAGAATAAATCAAACAATATTAACATCTGCAGCAAAttttaaattggagaagataaagaaacaaaagaaactgctgaacttgaattaatatgcaaactagatactattaactgtgggttaaacaaagactgggaatggttgggtcattacaccaattgaatctatttccctatgttaagttctcctcacaccttctatgggccatcttaattatcacttcaaaaagtttttttcctcctgctaacgatagctcatctcaattgattagactctgcctgttggtatgcatacttccaccttttcatgttctctgtatgtataaatatcccctgtctgtgtgttccattctatgcatccgaagaagtgagctgtagctcacgaaagctcatgcttaaataaatttgttagtctttaaggtgccacaagtactcctgttttttttgcagatacagactaacacggctgctactctgaaacaaaagATGGTTATAAGTTGTTTATTTTACGCAATATATTGCTGTAAAAATCTCATGTTACATCTCTATTGtcaactagagctggttgaaagatAGGATGGGGATGGAAAATGACAAAAATTTTCGTCCtcgtttttccttttgaaatttcaaaatgtgaAAAAATGAAACCAGGTCTTTTGACAAATCTTTGCCACAAAATCTTCATCGGTATCTTGAAAATCTGCTCATTAAGTCCTGAAACGGGCTCGGATAATAAAGGATTCTTACCTGATTCCCAGACAACTGTTCTGGGTCATTAAAGGATCTGTATAAAGGATCAGCTACTCTAATTCACTGCTTACTTTTTAGCATTGGATGGGAGAGCAAAAATCACCCTTTTCTTTGAAGAGCAGTCACGGAAATGACATTGGGAAAGCGACTGCCCTAAAAGTATGAAATAGAACATCACAACCTGTGTCCTTGGCTGAAAGTTTGGAGCTGTTTGCATGAAATCTCCCCATTTTGACTGAAAACAAGAACATTTTCACACAagagttaacttttttttttttttttttgagatgcagctggggggcagggaggggaccctCAAAGTTTTACAGGTTCCCTGAAAAATGACAATTTTTCTGAGTACAAACCAAAATGCAAAAACCTctaatttcattttttccccctcaaatccTGATGCCGCTATTTCACATATCTGTAGTTGTAAGTTTTCTGTGTGTTTAGAAGTGGATGCTTTCTTCTTGCTAGCACATTGTAAGATATCGTTCTAATCTGATTCCCATCTGAGCAGAACAGCATCAGATTATGTCCATTTTCATCCTCGCTTTGTAGAGTCCCAGTTCCAGTAATAGGTTAGCATTGCCTGAGCGTTTAGGGCTCTAAGTTGACGATAGGTAGCTGTTGCTGTTCATATATAttcttatttatattgcagtagtgcctagaaatCCCAGCCCCATTGTGCGAGAGACTTTACAAACCCATTAAAAAGCTGGTCCCTGCCCTGCAGACTGTAGGATCTATGATAAAGCCAGCACTAGACGCTCAGGTACGCGCTGTTTTGGAACTTTAAAGGAAAGGGTCCCTTGCTTCAAATAAgtaaatgcattttatttttatttttcgcTTTGCAGCAGTGTTGGATCTTAGAGCTGCTAAGCAGGATCTCTTTGCATACGTAATTCCCAACCTGAAACCTTGTTGCATTAAATAACATGTCTTCTTCCTAGAACTGTGGAAATCAACAATACTGATGCAGAGGGCAGGCTGGTGTTGGCTGATGGAGTAGCGTACGCGTGCAAGGATCTCGGCGCTGATATCATTCTTGACATGGCCACTCTCACCGGAGCTCAGGTACTTGTTTGCAAAGCCTCTGCGTTGCTGGAGGACAGCTTTTTATTGTAACGACCCCATGCCACCACTGTAGGTTGTCTGTGGCGACAGCATGCTGCTCCTTCAGCTACAAACCACAGGTCTCTACAACTGGAGCTGGAAAAGTAACTCTGTTAGCTAGCAGCAGTAATAGACTGTTATCCTCTACatcagagatcggcaacctttggcacgcgtgcttaccctggcgggccgggccggtttgtttacctgccgcgtcagcagggatcgcggctcccactggccacggttcgccactccaggccaatgggggctgtgggaggtggcggccagcacatcccttgtccCGCACCACTTCTCACattcccccattggcctggagcggtgaaccgcggccagtgggagccgtgatcggctgaacctgccgacgcagcgggtaaacaaaccggcccggccctgccctgctctacATGAACCAGCCAACAGGGGAATACAGCACACTTTGCCAGCGTGTTATATTTATAACTACATTAGTCAGACATGGTTTGTGTACCTTATGGGCTTTTATATCTTATACATAATTGAGTAAAAAATGGAATTTATTCAGACACAAATGAAACTCGTAAATTCTCCAGTGTTATTCAAAAGTTGACAGTTTTATCAATTTCTCCTTGAGAAAACTTGAACCAGTGTTTAAGATGCTGTTTTCAGTTTTCATGgtctgatcctgttcccattgaagtccctGGGGGGGTTTACCAAGCTGGAGGTAATAACCATCAATAATGGTGAACATATGGGTGTTTCTAAATTCAGCCTAGCAGATTGGACTCATCCCCTTTGCTTAGGCACAAGACGTGTGTTGTATGAAGGAGTGAAATGTTGTTAGGCTTTATCATCATCGCAAGGACGGGTAAGAGAACTCTGTGCTTGGCCTAGCACTTTTATCTGATGATGTAACTAGAGCTGGATATTTTTTAGCAGTTGCAAGAGCTGGAAGTTCTATAGGAGATAAAGATTAGTGGGCCAGACCTTTAACTGATGTAAATCACACTAGTTCCTTTGAAgttagtggagctatgctgatttccaccagctgagtaTCCGGCCCGGTGTCTGCAGTTAATTATTTGGCAAAGGCTTGATTTACAAGGTATGTTATATAATGTAGGGTGTATGTTACACACAGTCTATAATATTAGTAAAAGAGTAAAAACGGACATTGAAATACCACTTTTGCAAACAACTATAACATTTTTATAGAAGATGGTGTGGACAGGCAGTAGTTCCTGTGATGAGATCTGGCCTGGATGTCTGGGGTTAGAAttagtcttcatttaaaaattgggtCGTTCCTGGAAGCATGCTTTTTGCATACATCAGGGATTGTGCATGCCAGTGTAACGGTGTCCTATTGAAAACCTGCCTTGTGTCTGCCAGTCTGCCCTATGGTACCTGTCTGGAAAACACTAACAACATACGGCTTCTAGGTCTCGGGTCAAATCCAGATCTAGGGTGAAATGACCTTTCCAATGAAGGATCCCGCATTCACAATGTCCATGTTATCTGTGGTTGACACAAAATGCTAGGTGGGTTGTCTGTGCATGTGAGCTATCTTATTTATAATTCATTGCCTGACCAACAAACACGGGCGTGCAGTCATACAGCCATATCGTTTGTTGGCTATGAAACCCCAGGGAAATGTTTGTGTGTCTGCCATTGTGTTAGCCCAGATGAAGGTGGAATATTTCACTGTGAAATGGATTTCTTTTCAgaaatgtaaaatgttttgatGATGCCCAGAACCCCTCTGTTTATTTATAACACCTCAGTCTTTTTCTTTAGTTTTCAGATATGTTTTCTCAGTGGGCATGTCATTGATAGCCATGTTACGTGGCAGGCAACTGCTAGCGCCAAGTAGGGGGAAGAAAATGGTTCTATCCAGCACGTCCGCTAAAGAGTTTGGGACTAAACTCATATTAATCCTACCCGGTTGTGTCTTATCCCTCACTAGGGAATTGCCACAGGGAAATACCATGCTGCTGTCCTCACCAATAATGAAGATTGGGAGAAGGCCTGTGTTATCGCTGGCAGGAACTGCGGAGACCTGGTCCATCCTCTTGTGTATTGTCCTGAGCTCCATTTTAGTGAATTTACCTCTGCTGTAGCTGATATGAAGAACTCTGTGGCAgtaggtttttttcctttttttctttaattccctTATTTAATCAGAATTGTTCAGGCCAGACTCCCGGTGCATGTTCTGCATAATGCACCAGTTGTAGGAGGGGCTAGAAGATACAAAGatgatgtctgggtagttgataAAAGCTTTTAGAAACCTGCCTGCCATTGACACTTGCAAACAACTCTGTTGttgcccccccggggggggggcaagtggggcaatttgccccaggccctgcaggggcccccacaagaatatagtattctatagtattgcaacttttttttatggaaggggccccaaaattgctttgccccaggccccctgaatcctctgggtggccatGACTCTGTTTTTGACAAAGGGGGCAAGGCCTGGCCTCAGGTCTGGCTGTGGTGACTTCAGCTGTTGAGCTTGGTATATCTAAGCTAAACAAGTGCCAAAGTGGTTTTGGGGTTGGAATTGGTGTGATGGAGGATTCTGCATTGACTTCTGAACGGCCACATGCATCATGGCTGTGTAACCCACCCCTTCTGTCCCAGTGAAAGTACAGTGGTTCTGGTTAGTAAGGGGGATGGAGGTAAGGAGAAAACACAGCTGAGTGGGGAGGTAACTCCAAAAAGGAGCAGCAGGCATTAGCTCACTCTTGCATACCTGAGAACTGGCTGGCCTTATGAGCGATGGATTTGTACATTGTCTTCTAAAaccgtggttctcaaccaggagtcggGGGCCCactggggggccatgagcaggtttcagcgGGCCCGCCAAGCAAGAtaggcattagacttgctgggacccaggatagaaagccaaagccccactgcctggggctggctccaagccctgccacccggggctgaagtcgaagcctgagcaacttagcttcacggggCCCTCTGTGGCAATGGGTCCtgagcaattgccctgcttgctaccccctaatgttGGCCCTGCCTTTTATGTGCAGGAAAAAAGTTGTTGTGGCGcaggtgggctgtggaatttttatagcttgatggggggccttagaaagaaaaaggttgtgaACCCCTCTTCTAAAATGCTGGGTAACGTAAAGAAATTTTTACGAGTTATTTTTAgacaaacaatattttttttaaaaagaacaggagtacttgtggcaccttagagactaacaaatttatttcagcatgagcttttgtgagctacagctcacttcttcggatgcatagaatggaacacacagacatgagatatttatatatacagagaacatgaaatatctcatgtctgtgtgttccattctatgcatccgaagaagtgagctgaagctcacgaaagctcatgctgaaataaatttgttagtctctaaggtgccacaagtactcctgttctttttgcggatacagactaacacggctgctactctgaaacctgtcaatatTTTTAAAGACAAATTATCTCACACAATCAAACTTTTTACCGTTTCTCCAGGACAGAGACAATACTCCGAGCTCCTGTGCCGGGCTCTTTATCGCTTCTCACATTGGTTTCGATTGGTCTGGTGTCTGGGTCCATATAGACATTGCAGCACCTGTCCATGCGGTGAGTGTGTTCATTTGTCGTGTGAATTGTCACCTTTCCTGCTTGCTCTTTTTGCAGAGCTCTCTGATGTGGGGTGGGCGAATTAGACAGAAAAGCTTTCTTGTAGGAAGTAATGACTGTACAAAGAGATCTAGATTTTAGAAAGATACCTGCTTTATTCTGGTAACttattttgggttttttatttaaaaaaaaaaatctctaaatgTTACTTAGTCTAATTTCTGATTTGCAGCAACATGCGCATTCCTAACCCAGCTAAGGGCCTTCTACAGAGTTAAGAACTGAGTACATAAAACGTGCCATGGGGATAATTGATTTAGCCCAATATCCTTTCATGGTGGTTGTACAGCATTTGCTTTGTTGTGTCTCTTCCCGATTGGCTTGTCTGGGCTGCCTGTCAAATTTCTGTGGGGCTCTGTCTGCTCTCCCAGTGCCTCAGCAGATATTTGCGCACACATTCTTTTCTTGCTAACCAACTAGatgctttgctttttaaaaaacaaaacaaaattgtggAGCTGGATTTTCCTCTCTGGTATTGAATTGTGGATTCTCTGCTGTGAGAGGGGTTAGGATAAATACAACACAGTCattgtcagtctctctctgttgcaAATCAATTGCACTCTGCCTCCTACTAAACTACAGTAAAGTGCAAACTTCCCCCACTCACAAGTATCAGCCGTAACTTAACCCACAGAGTAACCATGTACTACTTCCAACTCATCTGTAGATCAGTTTCATAGAATACGTTCTTGCTTTGATGTTAAAAATCATTGTAAAGGATGTTGTGCTATGTTCATTTGTATTATTACAGAGCAGACTGGGATTTCTGCATTAGTAGTGTGCATGTTTCTAGACATCTGCATATCTTAAAGTATTAGTGTGGATTCTCCATTTTTCTCCTTTGTGTGTGGTGCCTGCTTATTTAGCACTTTTTCCAGCAGGATCTGTCAGTAATGCCTGCCTGCGAGCACGCTGCCAGCTTCTTCAGAGTTCTTCCGCCAAAGGCGGCATAaaaggtgggattttccaaagcagctAAGGGAGTTGGACATCTCACTCCCataggcactttggaaaatgcCACCTCAAGAATGTGCGCAGACTCACGGGGTAAGCTCTCTGCTTGGATGTGCCAATTACATCCTGCTTGGAAAAGAGTGAGGATGAGTGCAACACCCAAGTGATATTAAAATCTGAAGTGTAACCATTTTTCTAGGGCGAAAGAGCTACTGGTTATGGAGTGGCTTTGTTGCTGTCCCTGTTTGGCCGTGCATCTGAAGATCCTCTGCTGAACATGGTGTCCCCTCTGGGATGCAATGGAGACTCTCCAGATGAGGAGATGGAGAGAGATTCTAAAAGGCGGCGCCTTGTTTAATGTTCCCCAGCCCTTACCAACGGGGCGCCTATATTACCTCACTTTGCACCGATCCGTTCTGAAGCAAAGAAAATACCACACGTGGGgaaactgccttttttttttttttttttttactgtcgtGATGAGATTGATTGCTTATTTCTGATGAAATGGCctattcttttgttttttaaattattggtgCCCACAGTTGCTGAACAACATTGACCGTGCAATCTCTGAGCTCCACTAGCTTTAGTGGAGGGAGGGAAATGTCCCCCTTAAAGCACCTCACAAAACTTGCTGAGTGCATTAATGCATTAATGCATGAATAAGCCACTGCAGCTCTTGCTTACCAGGCCTTCTGATTTACTTTGTTACTTTCCAGGAGGTTTTATTAATTCTTACAGCCCCCATTGCTTCTCACAACAGAGTTCTCTGAGGAAGAAGAAACCACTGTAGGCTCAACTTATTCCATGGCAATTCAGCTTAGCAGCAAAGAAGGTCTAATGGGAAAAGGCTTTTTATTTTAGTAAGGTGCAGTACCTGCACTTTAAGCTTTCGCTGACCATTACAGTCAACAAAAGAGTGGGCCAAAACGCAGTTCCATGTCGCTCTTACTCTTTCAGATAACGGAACATATTCACttggaaagaaaagaagaaatagTGGGACTATGAATAAACTTGGTTTACAAAACAAAGTGGCTGCTTGCTTCTGTCTACTTTGCACATGCATGGTCTGAGTTTATTAAAGCCATTTGTATATCCCATCGTGGAACTTCATGGCATTATTTGCATTTCTGAAAATACTGGGTGCTCCTAAAATGAGTCTGACTGGACTGTGCGTGTAAGTTCTCACGCCCAGCTCTACTGCTGCACTTCAAATCAGACCCACAGCCCCCTTTTCCTCCAAGGAGCCGCTGCCACTTGTGCTGAATGACTAGGTGGCTTTGCAGTGCAGAGGAGCTTCCGCTAATGGCTAGAATACCAAGTTCTCTCACTCAATTCACTGAACAGAGATTAAGGGCCCGTGCTGCGtgcacacacagtgagagacacaCCCTGTCCTGAGGAGCTTCTAGTCTAAACAGACAGGATGGGAGGGGAACCAGGCACTAAGGAgggaagtgactttcccagaGTTTCACAGCCtggcagaactggaaatagaaATCCTGGGGCTCCTGATGCTCCGTCCACTGGATACATGCTGCCTCCTCAGACATTTTTATGTGTAAAAGAACTGCCCTAGTCCATCCCCTTGTCCCTATGCTGGGGTACCATCCTGGATGTTATTCAGGTAACCCCTCTATTTTAACCTAACAAAACACTGCCCAATACGCCTGTTCTCTGCTTCCAACCCATTTTTCAGTGATTCTGCAGCGGGGAAAAAGTGGATGAACTCTTCACTTGGAAGGAGCGAGTACCCACTTAAAAGCAGAGCAAGCTGGGAAACCTCTCCAGACTATAAAGTAGAATATTAGTTGGGTAAAGGCTGTGGTAGAGACCTCTTAAGAATCGAAAGGGCCTTAGGCCTAGCTAGAGAGATCTTGCTCTGATTATGCAAGTGCCCCATTCTGTTCTTTTATTTTGTCTTGGAAAGGTTTGTTTTTATGTTCTAAACTGGAATATTTGCACATCTTGAGTCTGTGCATTTTGTCCAATGAGCACTGGAAGCCTCATCACCCAGGTCAGAGCACCTTTTTAAGTGTTTCTTTAAAATCTTACATTTGAACCTGGGCTCTTGTAAATTAGCCCTATTAACATTTCCTCCCTATAACTGATCTTCAGCCATTAACGGCCCATGCGGCAGTTGCTCGGAGGCTGCTGTGAGGAAGTTTCTAGCTGCTTTGCAGATAAAATCAGGTGGACTTGGGCCAAGCTTTTTGCACCCATGATTGTGGGATGAAGTCTAGAGGGGATCAATACTAGGTCTTCTCTGGCTGAGCAAAGGGAAGTCACTGACCTGAAAAGTACACTTAACTGCCTAAACATGATACGTTTTGGTGAGGAACGTGTAGAAAAGCTTAAGGTGAAAATATGCCAATGGAGAGGAGACGCTCATAGCATCTCCCGTTCCTGAATGTTAAATTTTGCTTCTCAAGCAGCCCATGACAATAGCTTCCTAAACCTGATCTTCAGTAAACAAACCTTTGTCCTGTCATTGTTCCTTTGACTCTCTGGT encodes:
- the NPEPL1 gene encoding probable aminopeptidase NPEPL1 isoform X2, with amino-acid sequence MIGPLHVCGGDSGGLKIWQAALSTLNPNPTDNCPLYLNYATVAALPSRVSRHNSPSAAHFITRLVRNCLPGGINRCIVMVCERSEVFASACALARAFPLFTHRSSAARRTEKKTVIVEFFLVGQNNGPIEVATLNCLASATEGVRLAARIVDTPCNEMNTNSFLEEIKKVGKDLGIVPTIIRDEELNEKGFGGIYGVGKAAVHPPALAVLSHTPDGATQTIAWVGKGIVYDTGGLSIKGKTTMPGMKRDCGGAAAVLGAFKATVKQGFKDNLHAVFCLAENSVGPNATRPDDIHVLYSGKTVEINNTDAEGRLVLADGVAYACKDLGADIILDMATLTGAQGIATGKYHAAVLTNNEDWEKACVIAGRNCGDLVHPLVYCPELHFSEFTSAVADMKNSVADRDNTPSSCAGLFIASHIGFDWSGVWVHIDIAAPVHAGERATGYGVALLLSLFGRASEDPLLNMVSPLGCNGDSPDEEMERDSKRRRLV